One Dromiciops gliroides isolate mDroGli1 chromosome 3, mDroGli1.pri, whole genome shotgun sequence DNA segment encodes these proteins:
- the FNDC5 gene encoding fibronectin type III domain-containing protein 5 isoform X3, whose translation MRAARPADASLLCIPATLLLCLSSASLCLVEADSPSAPVNVTVKQLTANSAMVSWDVLDDEVVIGFAISQQKKDVRMLRFIQEVNTSTRSCALWDLEEDTEYIVHVQAISIQGQSPASEPVTFKTPREAEKLASKNKGVIALFCRQYDIIKDNEPNNKEKAKSASENSTPEHQGGGLLRSKI comes from the exons ATGCGGGCGGCCCGGCCGGCGGACGCCTCCCTGCTCTGCATCCCCGCCACGCTTCTGCTCTGCCTCAGCTCCGCCAGCCTGTGCTTGGTGGAGGCGG ACAGCCCCTCTGCCCCAGTCAATGTCACCGTCAAACAACTGACGGCCAACTCAGCTATGGTGAGCTGGGACGTGCTTGACGACGAGGTGGTCATTGGTTTTGCAATTTCCCAGCAG AAGAAGGATGTGCGGATGCTGCGGTTTATCCAGGAGGTGAACACCTCCACCCGTTCTTGTGCCCTCTGGGATCTGGAGGAGGACACAGAGTACATCGTTCACGTGCAAGCCATCTCCATCCAGGGCCAGAGCCCTGCCAGTGAGCCTGTCACCTTCAAGACCCCTCGAGAGGCAGAGAAGCTGGCCTCCAAAAACAAAG GTGTCATTGCTCTTTTCTGTCGCCAGTATGACATCATCAAGGACAATGAGCCCAACAACAAGGAGAAAGCCAAGAGCGCCTCAGAGAATAGCACCCCAGAGCACCAGGGTGGGGGTCTCCTTCGAAGCAAG ATCTGA
- the FNDC5 gene encoding fibronectin type III domain-containing protein 5 isoform X4 has translation MVSWDVLDDEVVIGFAISQQKKDVRMLRFIQEVNTSTRSCALWDLEEDTEYIVHVQAISIQGQSPASEPVTFKTPREAEKLASKNKDEVTMKEMGMKSQQLRTGEVLIIVVVLFMWAGVIALFCRQYDIIKDNEPNNKEKAKSASENSTPEHQGGGLLRSKI, from the exons ATGGTGAGCTGGGACGTGCTTGACGACGAGGTGGTCATTGGTTTTGCAATTTCCCAGCAG AAGAAGGATGTGCGGATGCTGCGGTTTATCCAGGAGGTGAACACCTCCACCCGTTCTTGTGCCCTCTGGGATCTGGAGGAGGACACAGAGTACATCGTTCACGTGCAAGCCATCTCCATCCAGGGCCAGAGCCCTGCCAGTGAGCCTGTCACCTTCAAGACCCCTCGAGAGGCAGAGAAGCTGGCCTCCAAAAACAAAG ATGAGGTGACCATGAAGGAGATGGGGATGAAGAGCCAGCAGCTTAGGACAGGCGAGGTGCTCATCATCGTGGTGGTCCTATTCATGTGGGCAG GTGTCATTGCTCTTTTCTGTCGCCAGTATGACATCATCAAGGACAATGAGCCCAACAACAAGGAGAAAGCCAAGAGCGCCTCAGAGAATAGCACCCCAGAGCACCAGGGTGGGGGTCTCCTTCGAAGCAAG ATCTGA
- the FNDC5 gene encoding fibronectin type III domain-containing protein 5 isoform X2, giving the protein MCVLGRDARDSPSAPVNVTVKQLTANSAMVSWDVLDDEVVIGFAISQQKKDVRMLRFIQEVNTSTRSCALWDLEEDTEYIVHVQAISIQGQSPASEPVTFKTPREAEKLASKNKDEVTMKEMGMKSQQLRTGEVLIIVVVLFMWAGVIALFCRQYDIIKDNEPNNKEKAKSASENSTPEHQGGGLLRSKI; this is encoded by the exons ATGTGTGTGTTAGGCAGAGATGCTCGAG ACAGCCCCTCTGCCCCAGTCAATGTCACCGTCAAACAACTGACGGCCAACTCAGCTATGGTGAGCTGGGACGTGCTTGACGACGAGGTGGTCATTGGTTTTGCAATTTCCCAGCAG AAGAAGGATGTGCGGATGCTGCGGTTTATCCAGGAGGTGAACACCTCCACCCGTTCTTGTGCCCTCTGGGATCTGGAGGAGGACACAGAGTACATCGTTCACGTGCAAGCCATCTCCATCCAGGGCCAGAGCCCTGCCAGTGAGCCTGTCACCTTCAAGACCCCTCGAGAGGCAGAGAAGCTGGCCTCCAAAAACAAAG ATGAGGTGACCATGAAGGAGATGGGGATGAAGAGCCAGCAGCTTAGGACAGGCGAGGTGCTCATCATCGTGGTGGTCCTATTCATGTGGGCAG GTGTCATTGCTCTTTTCTGTCGCCAGTATGACATCATCAAGGACAATGAGCCCAACAACAAGGAGAAAGCCAAGAGCGCCTCAGAGAATAGCACCCCAGAGCACCAGGGTGGGGGTCTCCTTCGAAGCAAG ATCTGA
- the FNDC5 gene encoding fibronectin type III domain-containing protein 5 isoform X1, with the protein MRAARPADASLLCIPATLLLCLSSASLCLVEADSPSAPVNVTVKQLTANSAMVSWDVLDDEVVIGFAISQQKKDVRMLRFIQEVNTSTRSCALWDLEEDTEYIVHVQAISIQGQSPASEPVTFKTPREAEKLASKNKDEVTMKEMGMKSQQLRTGEVLIIVVVLFMWAGVIALFCRQYDIIKDNEPNNKEKAKSASENSTPEHQGGGLLRSKI; encoded by the exons ATGCGGGCGGCCCGGCCGGCGGACGCCTCCCTGCTCTGCATCCCCGCCACGCTTCTGCTCTGCCTCAGCTCCGCCAGCCTGTGCTTGGTGGAGGCGG ACAGCCCCTCTGCCCCAGTCAATGTCACCGTCAAACAACTGACGGCCAACTCAGCTATGGTGAGCTGGGACGTGCTTGACGACGAGGTGGTCATTGGTTTTGCAATTTCCCAGCAG AAGAAGGATGTGCGGATGCTGCGGTTTATCCAGGAGGTGAACACCTCCACCCGTTCTTGTGCCCTCTGGGATCTGGAGGAGGACACAGAGTACATCGTTCACGTGCAAGCCATCTCCATCCAGGGCCAGAGCCCTGCCAGTGAGCCTGTCACCTTCAAGACCCCTCGAGAGGCAGAGAAGCTGGCCTCCAAAAACAAAG ATGAGGTGACCATGAAGGAGATGGGGATGAAGAGCCAGCAGCTTAGGACAGGCGAGGTGCTCATCATCGTGGTGGTCCTATTCATGTGGGCAG GTGTCATTGCTCTTTTCTGTCGCCAGTATGACATCATCAAGGACAATGAGCCCAACAACAAGGAGAAAGCCAAGAGCGCCTCAGAGAATAGCACCCCAGAGCACCAGGGTGGGGGTCTCCTTCGAAGCAAG ATCTGA